A part of Fibrobacter sp. genomic DNA contains:
- a CDS encoding RNA polymerase sigma factor: MERDRQLVEQALGGDQHSFSQLFFNHKEMVHRVIYRFLGACEEADDAVQQTFVELFKSLSNYEGKSKFTTWLYRIAINVSIQFLRKRHSGIKADRLDPDFLPDSGNNELVEKEELRKQISIALSSMEIRKRVVVILHDIEGRTMEEISEIIKVPLGTVKSRLFHGRDELRKKLKKVMNQV; encoded by the coding sequence GTGGAACGTGACAGGCAGCTTGTAGAACAGGCGCTGGGGGGTGACCAGCATTCTTTTTCACAACTGTTCTTCAATCACAAGGAAATGGTGCACAGGGTGATCTACCGTTTCCTGGGAGCCTGTGAGGAGGCTGATGATGCTGTTCAGCAGACCTTTGTGGAGCTTTTCAAGTCTTTATCCAACTATGAGGGGAAATCCAAGTTCACTACCTGGCTTTACCGAATTGCTATCAATGTTTCAATCCAGTTTCTACGAAAAAGGCATTCAGGAATCAAAGCTGACAGGCTTGATCCCGATTTTCTTCCCGACTCCGGAAACAATGAACTTGTGGAGAAAGAAGAACTTCGTAAACAGATCTCTATCGCTTTGAGTTCTATGGAGATACGCAAACGCGTTGTAGTGATTCTTCATGACATTGAAGGCAGAACGATGGAAGAAATTTCAGAAATAATCAAAGTACCCCTGGGAACTGTAAAAAGCAGGTTGTTTCACGGCAGGGATGAATTGCGGAAAAAACTGAAAAAGGTAATGAATCAGGTATGA